The Equus przewalskii isolate Varuska chromosome 5, EquPr2, whole genome shotgun sequence genome window below encodes:
- the LOC103551489 gene encoding olfactory receptor 6C3-like, with protein sequence MRNHTMITEFVLLGISDNPELQVVIFTVLFMAYVLSVTGNLTITILTWIDCRLKTPMYYFLRNFSFLEITFTGVSIPRFLGAIITRIKTISYNNCLAQLFFFISMGVSEFFLLTAMSYDRYIAICKPLRYATIMNKKICTLLVLCSWLGGFLTIFPPLMLILQLDFCASNVIDHFSCDYFPILELSCSDTWHLEMIGFYFAFVTLLFTLSLVILSYMCIISTILRIPSASQRKKAFSTCSSHMIVISISYGSCIFMYVKPSAKERASLTKGVAILNTSIAPMLNPFIYTLRNQQVKQAFKNLVHKVVFSRNK encoded by the coding sequence ATGAGAAACCACACAATGATTACAGAGTTTGTACTCTTGGGCATATCAGACAACCCAGAGCTTCAGGTTGTAATTTTCACCGTTTTATTTATGGCTTATGTATTAAGTGTCACTGGAAACCTAACCATCACCATCCTCACCTGGATAGACTGTCGTCTGAAGACTCCTATGTATTACTTCCTCCGGAATTTCTCCTTCTTAGAAATTACATTCACCGGTGTTTCTATCCCCAGATTTTTGGGGGCAATCATCACTAGAATCAAGACCATTTCCTATAACAATTGTTTGGCTCAATTATTCTTTTTCATCTCCATGGGTGTGTCTGAATTTTTCCTTCTAACTGCCATGTCTTATGATCGTTATATTGCTATCTGTAAGCCTCTCCGTTACGCCACCATCATGAACAAGAAAATCTGCACTCTGCTCGTCTTGTGTTCATGGCTGGGAGGTTTTCTTACTATTTTCCCACCACTCATGCTTATCCTCCAATTAGATTTCTGTGCTTCCAATGTAATTGATCACTTCTCTTGCgattatttccccattttagaACTCTCATGCTCAGACACATGGCATTTAGAGATGATTGGcttttactttgcttttgttACTCTGCTGTTCACATTGTCATTAGTGATTTTATCCTACATGTGCATCATTAGCACCATTCTGAGAATTCCATCTGCCAGTCAGAGGAAAAAGGCTTTCTCCACATGCTCCTCTCACATGATTGTCATTTCCATCTCCTATGGAAGCTGTATATTCATGTATGTCAAGCCTTCAGCCAAAGAAAGAGCATCATTGACCAAAGGAGTAGCGATTCTCAACACTTCAATTGCCCCGATGTTGAACCCTTTTATTTATACCCTGAGGAACCAGCAAGTAAAACAAGCTTTCAAAAACTTGGTTCATAAAGTAGTGTTTtctagaaacaaatga